Proteins encoded together in one Streptomyces umbrinus window:
- a CDS encoding MarR family winged helix-turn-helix transcriptional regulator translates to MNAADVSIETIHHELTAFARRARASAGRLHPELSLVSYTLLGHLEDVGGCRSTDLAAHYALDKSTVSRQVSALERAGLVERRADPQDQRVQVLRVTPAGKEILAQVTASRRVAFRERLAGWPEEDLERFAGYLLRYNAAAGGVTFRAAPASD, encoded by the coding sequence GTGAACGCAGCCGACGTGTCCATCGAGACGATCCACCACGAGCTGACGGCCTTCGCCCGCCGCGCCCGGGCCTCGGCGGGACGTCTGCACCCAGAGCTGTCCCTGGTCTCGTACACGCTGCTCGGCCACCTGGAGGACGTCGGCGGCTGCCGGTCCACCGACCTGGCCGCGCACTACGCCCTGGACAAGTCCACCGTCAGCCGCCAGGTCTCGGCCCTCGAACGGGCCGGGCTGGTCGAGCGCCGGGCCGATCCGCAGGACCAGCGCGTCCAGGTGCTCCGCGTCACCCCCGCCGGCAAGGAGATCCTCGCCCAGGTGACCGCGAGCCGCCGGGTGGCGTTCCGCGAGCGGCTCGCGGGCTGGCCCGAGGAGGACCTGGAGCGGTTCGCCGGGTATCTGCTGCGGTACAACGCGGCGGCGGGCGGAGTGACGTTCAGGGCCGCGCCCGCGAGCGACTGA
- a CDS encoding putative protein N(5)-glutamine methyltransferase, which produces MPPSYAHVVTALRSAGCVFAEDEARLILSTARTPAELTVMVDRRVAGLPLEHVLGWAEFRGLRIAVEPGVFVPRRRTEFLVEQAVALAPEAPVVVDLCCGSGAVGAALAAALPGVELYAADVDPAAVRCARRNVGAGAHVYEGDLFEALPRGLRGRIGILAANVPYVPSGEVGLLPPEARDHEPLVALDGGGDGLDVLRRVAVEAPGWLAPGGSLLVETSERQAGPAVEIFAGAGLTPRLEVSEELYANVVIGVTGVTGG; this is translated from the coding sequence ATGCCACCTTCTTACGCACATGTCGTCACCGCGCTCCGCTCCGCGGGCTGTGTCTTCGCCGAGGACGAGGCGCGTCTGATCCTCTCCACCGCTCGTACGCCCGCCGAACTCACCGTGATGGTGGACCGCCGGGTCGCGGGCCTGCCCCTCGAACACGTCCTGGGCTGGGCCGAGTTCAGGGGTCTGCGCATAGCCGTGGAACCCGGTGTCTTCGTGCCCCGTCGACGCACCGAGTTCCTGGTCGAACAGGCCGTCGCGCTCGCCCCCGAGGCCCCCGTCGTCGTGGATCTGTGCTGCGGCTCGGGTGCGGTGGGTGCGGCGCTCGCCGCCGCGCTTCCCGGCGTCGAGCTGTACGCCGCCGATGTCGATCCCGCCGCGGTGCGGTGCGCTCGGCGGAACGTGGGTGCGGGTGCGCATGTTTATGAGGGGGATCTCTTCGAGGCATTGCCTCGTGGTCTCCGTGGTCGCATCGGCATTCTGGCTGCCAATGTGCCGTACGTTCCGAGTGGCGAGGTCGGGCTGCTGCCGCCCGAGGCCCGTGACCATGAACCTCTTGTGGCGCTCGACGGGGGTGGGGACGGGCTCGATGTCCTGCGTCGTGTCGCCGTGGAGGCGCCGGGGTGGCTGGCGCCCGGGGGGAGTCTTCTCGTCGAGACGAGTGAGCGCCAGGCGGGGCCGGCTGTCGAGATCTTTGCCGGTGCTGGGCTGACACCGAGGCTGGAGGTCTCGGAGGAGCTTTACGCGAACGTCGTGATTGGAGTGACGGGCGTGACGGGCGGCTGA
- a CDS encoding NADPH-dependent 2,4-dienoyl-CoA reductase: MSRYPHLLNPLDLGFTTLANRVLMGSMHVGLEEAERGFERMAEFYAARARGGVGLIVTGGIAPNEAGRPYEGGAKLTTEAEAEQHSGITAAVHREGGKIAMQILHFGRYAYHQDLVAPSALQAPISPYPPHALTDDEVERTIDDYARAARLARRAGYDGVEIMGSEGYLINEFIAAQTNKREDRWGGSYENRMRFPVEIVRRVREAVGEDFIIIYRLSMLDLVPGGSSFDEVITLAKAVEAAGATIINTGIGWHEARIPTIATSVPRGAYAWVTKKVMGAVSIPLVTTNRINTPDLAEQLLAEGHADMVSLARPMLADPDFVAKAEAGRPEAINTCIGCNQACLDHTFSGKITSCLVNPRACHETELVLSPTQRRKRVAVVGAGPAGLACAVSAAERGHDVTLYDAAHEIGGQLNVARRVPGKQEFDETIRYFRTQLELHGVDVRLNTPVTAEDVSAYDEVVVATGVSPRTPEIPGVDHPSVVGYLDVLRDGAPVGDRVAILGAGGIGFDVAEYLTDGGDKASEDPATYFRHWGVDMDYRAPGGLGTPERPAPPRTVHLLQRKASKVGGGLGRTTGWIHRTELKHRGVTMVPGVQYDRIDDAGLHVTVDGRASVLPVDTIVLCTGQEPRRDLYEALRADGRSVHLIGGADVAAELDAKRAIKQGTELAAAL; the protein is encoded by the coding sequence ATGAGCCGTTACCCGCATCTGCTGAACCCGCTCGACCTGGGCTTCACCACGTTGGCGAACCGTGTGCTCATGGGCTCCATGCACGTCGGCCTGGAAGAGGCCGAGCGGGGCTTCGAGCGCATGGCGGAGTTCTATGCCGCCCGGGCGCGCGGCGGTGTCGGCCTCATCGTCACCGGCGGCATCGCCCCCAACGAGGCGGGCCGCCCGTACGAGGGCGGGGCCAAGCTCACCACCGAGGCGGAGGCCGAGCAGCACAGCGGGATCACCGCCGCGGTGCACCGCGAGGGCGGGAAGATCGCGATGCAGATCCTCCACTTCGGGCGGTACGCCTACCACCAGGACCTGGTCGCCCCCAGCGCGCTCCAGGCGCCGATCAGCCCGTACCCGCCGCACGCGCTCACCGACGACGAGGTCGAGCGGACCATCGACGACTACGCCAGGGCCGCCCGTCTCGCGCGGCGGGCCGGCTATGACGGTGTCGAGATCATGGGCTCCGAGGGCTACCTCATCAACGAGTTCATCGCCGCGCAGACCAACAAACGCGAAGACCGCTGGGGCGGTTCGTACGAGAACCGCATGCGGTTCCCGGTCGAGATCGTCCGCAGGGTGCGGGAGGCGGTCGGCGAGGACTTCATCATCATCTACCGGCTGTCGATGCTGGACCTGGTCCCGGGCGGATCCTCGTTCGACGAGGTGATCACGCTCGCCAAGGCCGTCGAGGCGGCCGGGGCGACCATCATCAACACCGGTATCGGCTGGCACGAGGCCCGGATCCCGACCATCGCGACCTCGGTGCCGCGCGGCGCGTACGCCTGGGTGACCAAGAAGGTCATGGGTGCCGTGTCGATCCCGCTCGTGACGACCAACCGCATCAACACCCCTGACCTCGCGGAGCAGTTGCTCGCCGAGGGCCACGCCGACATGGTGTCGCTGGCCCGCCCGATGCTCGCCGACCCGGACTTCGTGGCCAAGGCCGAAGCCGGGCGCCCCGAGGCCATCAACACCTGCATCGGCTGCAACCAGGCCTGCCTCGACCACACGTTCAGCGGCAAGATCACGTCATGTCTGGTGAACCCGCGGGCCTGCCACGAGACGGAGCTCGTCCTCTCACCGACCCAGCGGCGCAAGCGAGTTGCGGTGGTCGGCGCGGGCCCGGCCGGACTCGCCTGCGCGGTCAGCGCCGCCGAGCGCGGCCACGACGTCACCCTCTACGACGCCGCGCACGAGATCGGCGGCCAGCTCAACGTCGCCCGACGGGTCCCCGGCAAGCAGGAGTTCGACGAGACGATCCGCTACTTCCGTACGCAGCTCGAACTGCACGGCGTGGACGTGCGGTTGAACACCCCTGTCACCGCCGAGGACGTCTCCGCGTACGACGAGGTCGTCGTCGCCACGGGAGTCAGCCCGCGCACACCCGAGATCCCGGGCGTCGACCACCCCAGCGTCGTCGGCTACCTCGACGTGCTGCGCGACGGCGCGCCCGTCGGCGACCGTGTCGCGATCCTCGGCGCGGGCGGCATCGGCTTCGACGTCGCCGAGTATCTGACCGACGGCGGCGACAAGGCGAGCGAGGACCCGGCGACGTACTTCCGGCACTGGGGCGTGGACATGGACTACCGCGCGCCCGGCGGCCTCGGCACCCCCGAGCGACCCGCCCCGCCGCGGACCGTCCACCTCCTGCAGCGCAAGGCGTCCAAGGTCGGAGGAGGCCTCGGCAGGACCACCGGCTGGATCCACCGCACCGAGCTCAAGCACCGCGGCGTCACCATGGTCCCGGGCGTCCAGTACGACCGCATCGACGACGCGGGCCTGCACGTCACCGTCGACGGTCGGGCCTCCGTCCTCCCCGTCGACACGATCGTGCTCTGCACCGGCCAGGAACCGCGCCGCGACCTGTACGAGGCGCTGCGCGCCGACGGCCGCAGCGTGCACCTGATCGGCGGCGCCGACGTGGCGGCCGAACTCGACGCCAAGCGGGCCATCAAGCAGGGCACGGAGCTGGCGGCGGCGCTGTAG
- a CDS encoding PadR family transcriptional regulator gives MSLPHAILTALLEKPSSGLELTRRFDRSIGYFWSATHQQIYRELGKLEAEGHIRALPTEQPARGQKKRYEVLPAGRAELARWTAASQAPKPLRDTMLLRLRAAAVVGTEGIEADLRRHLDLHQRQLAEYEEIQERDFPPGKDAAQDRLQHLVLRAGIDLETFWTGWLTHALEEFERLPAQDPAS, from the coding sequence ATGTCACTCCCGCACGCGATCCTCACCGCCCTGCTCGAGAAGCCGTCTTCGGGGCTGGAGCTGACCCGTCGCTTCGACAGGTCGATCGGCTACTTCTGGTCGGCGACGCATCAGCAGATCTATCGCGAGCTGGGAAAACTGGAGGCCGAGGGACACATCAGGGCCCTCCCGACGGAGCAGCCGGCCCGGGGACAGAAGAAGCGGTACGAGGTCCTGCCCGCGGGCCGCGCCGAACTGGCCAGGTGGACCGCTGCCTCCCAGGCCCCGAAGCCGCTGCGCGACACGATGCTGCTGCGGCTGCGCGCCGCGGCGGTGGTCGGCACGGAGGGCATCGAGGCGGATCTGCGACGCCATCTAGACCTGCACCAGCGGCAGTTGGCGGAGTACGAGGAGATCCAGGAGCGGGACTTCCCGCCCGGCAAGGACGCGGCCCAGGACCGCCTTCAGCATCTCGTCCTGCGGGCCGGGATCGACCTGGAGACCTTCTGGACGGGCTGGCTGACACACGCGCTGGAGGAGTTCGAACGGCTTCCCGCGCAGGACCCGGCGTCCTGA
- a CDS encoding LysR family transcriptional regulator — MPHRESNGTAASAAPLDLSLLRTFLAVHRTGSFTAAARLLGLSQPTVTTQIRSLEDQLGRELFERRPRGVVSTSVADELAAQVAAPLDALATVTDRGGFGADVVPEPVHVAGPAELLCTRVLPALAPLTGQGVRLRVTTGLTDGLLEGLRGGRFDLAIATSRPRGRTLRAVPLADEEFVLVAAPAWAERIGRNRVAAEGPAALHGAPLISYAEDLPIARRYWRHVFGVRLTGQAAITVPDLRGVLAAVVAGAGISVLPRYLCLDELASGALVTLLDPEDPPINTAYLVRRPGVSDSPHVALVGERILAAGRTW, encoded by the coding sequence ATGCCCCATAGGGAATCCAATGGCACCGCCGCGTCCGCCGCCCCGCTCGATCTCTCGCTGCTGCGGACCTTCCTCGCCGTGCACCGGACGGGTTCGTTCACCGCGGCGGCGCGGCTGCTGGGGCTGTCGCAGCCGACGGTGACCACGCAGATCCGGTCCCTGGAGGACCAGTTGGGGCGTGAGCTGTTCGAGCGGCGGCCGCGCGGCGTGGTGTCGACCTCGGTCGCGGACGAGCTGGCCGCGCAGGTCGCGGCGCCGCTGGACGCGCTCGCGACGGTCACGGACCGCGGCGGGTTCGGTGCGGACGTGGTGCCGGAGCCGGTCCATGTGGCGGGTCCGGCGGAGCTGCTGTGCACCCGGGTGCTGCCCGCTCTCGCCCCGCTGACCGGGCAGGGGGTGCGACTGCGGGTCACCACCGGACTGACCGACGGTCTGCTGGAGGGGCTGCGCGGCGGCCGCTTCGACCTGGCGATCGCCACGTCACGGCCGCGCGGCCGCACACTGAGGGCGGTGCCGCTGGCGGACGAGGAGTTCGTCCTCGTGGCCGCGCCCGCGTGGGCCGAGCGGATCGGCCGGAACCGGGTCGCCGCCGAGGGGCCCGCGGCGCTGCACGGGGCGCCGCTGATCTCGTACGCCGAGGATCTGCCCATCGCGCGGCGCTACTGGCGGCACGTCTTCGGCGTACGGCTGACCGGTCAGGCGGCGATCACGGTGCCGGATCTGCGCGGCGTCCTCGCGGCGGTGGTGGCGGGCGCCGGAATCTCGGTGCTCCCCCGCTATCTGTGCCTCGACGAGCTGGCCTCCGGCGCGCTGGTCACCCTGCTGGACCCGGAGGACCCGCCGATCAACACCGCGTATCTGGTGCGGCGCCCGGGGGTGTCGGACAGCCCGCATGTCGCGCTCGTCGGGGAACGGATCCTGGCGGCCGGCCGGACCTGGTGA
- a CDS encoding fibronectin type III domain-containing protein → MRRVLLRAAVACGALLMMASCGWGGEGPGSDRPPAAPAGVTAAAGSSTSVHVMWNRASGKPEVAHYEVYRGTTMVKEVPGSDHMVDITRLKPSTAYAFSVRARDADGRLGPPSERVRATTPAATAADGRAPSTPERLRGKAAGSRAAQLSWDRSTDNRGVASYDIYQGDSKIHSVGGSQSATVVTGLRPGTRYSFTVRARDAADNVSPASAAVRITTAAGTGDGKGTGLAPTAVRATTHRTDGAYYLDLSWIPPDAETIDGVITEYQIQLDRQPATSLVWGGTAPRDKATYSFYVGRQDGVTQRVRIRAKLPDGTWSGFSAERTVTTGAARP, encoded by the coding sequence GTGCGACGCGTACTCCTGCGAGCCGCGGTGGCCTGCGGCGCGTTGCTCATGATGGCGTCCTGCGGCTGGGGCGGTGAGGGCCCGGGCAGCGACCGGCCGCCGGCGGCTCCGGCGGGCGTCACCGCGGCGGCGGGCAGTTCCACCAGCGTGCACGTCATGTGGAACCGGGCCTCCGGGAAACCCGAGGTCGCCCACTACGAGGTGTATCGCGGCACCACGATGGTGAAGGAAGTGCCGGGTTCGGACCACATGGTCGACATCACCAGGCTCAAGCCGTCGACCGCGTACGCCTTCTCCGTACGGGCGAGGGACGCGGACGGGCGGCTCGGACCGCCCAGCGAGCGGGTACGGGCCACCACTCCGGCCGCGACCGCCGCCGACGGGCGGGCCCCGAGCACGCCGGAGCGCCTCCGCGGCAAGGCGGCCGGGAGCCGGGCCGCCCAGTTGTCCTGGGACAGGTCAACGGACAACCGGGGCGTGGCGTCGTATGACATCTATCAGGGCGACTCGAAGATCCACAGTGTGGGCGGCTCACAGTCGGCGACCGTGGTCACGGGGCTTCGGCCGGGCACCCGGTACTCCTTCACCGTCCGGGCGCGGGACGCGGCGGACAACGTCTCGCCCGCGAGCGCGGCGGTACGGATCACGACTGCCGCCGGTACAGGGGACGGAAAAGGCACCGGCCTGGCCCCGACCGCCGTCCGGGCCACGACACACCGCACCGACGGGGCGTACTACCTCGACCTCTCCTGGATTCCGCCGGACGCCGAGACGATCGACGGGGTGATCACCGAGTACCAGATCCAGCTCGACCGGCAGCCCGCCACCTCGCTCGTCTGGGGCGGGACCGCCCCGCGCGACAAGGCCACGTACAGCTTCTACGTGGGACGCCAGGACGGGGTCACCCAGCGGGTGCGGATCAGAGCGAAGCTGCCCGACGGGACATGGAGCGGCTTCTCGGCGGAACGGACGGTGACGACGGGAGCGGCGCGGCCGTAG
- a CDS encoding glycoside hydrolase family 75 protein → MRAQSLTLAAAGVALLAPTTISDVAPLPDAVHERAGNAGPPGNAARGVRAADLLAAVRDCVPVSRGLYRADDGAPADIPVCGKRGAVFWKADLDIDCDGRPGPYCNETTDPFFADTTAFRQSDGKYLSAETLPYVVVPAASHIWNHYEHGVRSGTVAAVIHGDRVQYAVVGDLGPEDLVGEASYATARGLGIRPDPQGGGAASGVTYIFFEGSDASPIENPRAAVAEGERLARKFIRRNEAR, encoded by the coding sequence GTGCGTGCCCAGTCGCTGACGCTGGCCGCGGCCGGCGTTGCCCTGCTCGCCCCCACCACGATCTCCGACGTCGCTCCGTTGCCCGATGCCGTGCACGAGCGCGCGGGGAACGCGGGCCCCCCTGGGAATGCCGCAAGGGGTGTCCGGGCCGCCGACCTGCTGGCCGCGGTGCGCGACTGCGTGCCCGTCTCCCGCGGCCTCTACCGCGCCGACGACGGGGCGCCCGCGGACATCCCCGTCTGCGGAAAGCGCGGCGCGGTCTTCTGGAAGGCCGACCTGGACATCGACTGCGACGGCCGCCCCGGCCCGTACTGCAACGAGACCACCGACCCGTTCTTCGCCGACACCACCGCCTTTCGGCAGTCCGACGGCAAGTACCTCAGCGCCGAGACCCTTCCGTACGTCGTCGTGCCCGCCGCGAGCCATATCTGGAACCACTACGAGCACGGCGTCCGCAGCGGCACCGTCGCCGCCGTGATCCACGGCGACCGTGTGCAGTACGCGGTCGTCGGCGACCTCGGCCCCGAGGACCTCGTCGGCGAGGCGTCGTACGCCACGGCCCGGGGCCTCGGTATCCGCCCCGACCCGCAGGGCGGCGGGGCCGCCTCCGGAGTCACGTACATCTTTTTCGAGGGCTCCGACGCGTCTCCCATCGAGAACCCCCGGGCGGCCGTCGCCGAGGGCGAGCGACTGGCCCGGAAGTTCATCCGGCGGAACGAGGCCCGCTGA
- a CDS encoding PTS-dependent dihydroxyacetone kinase phosphotransferase subunit DhaM: MPSTAGGDEKLVGIVLVSHSAAVAASVAELATGLAGGGTTAPVAPAGGIEGGGFGTSSELISAAAAAVDRGAGVAVLTDLGSAVLTVKALLAEGDELPAGTRLVDAPFVEGAVAAVVTASTGADLAAVEAAAADAYSYRKV; this comes from the coding sequence GTGCCGAGCACTGCGGGAGGTGACGAGAAACTGGTGGGCATCGTGCTCGTGTCGCACAGCGCTGCCGTGGCCGCCTCGGTCGCCGAACTGGCGACGGGGCTCGCCGGCGGCGGTACGACCGCTCCGGTGGCACCTGCGGGCGGCATCGAGGGCGGCGGCTTCGGCACCAGTTCCGAGCTGATCTCGGCGGCCGCCGCAGCCGTGGACCGGGGCGCCGGTGTCGCCGTACTCACCGATCTCGGCAGCGCGGTCCTCACCGTGAAGGCCCTGTTGGCCGAGGGCGACGAACTTCCGGCGGGCACCCGTCTGGTGGACGCCCCCTTCGTCGAGGGCGCGGTGGCGGCGGTCGTCACGGCGTCCACGGGAGCCGACCTGGCGGCGGTGGAGGCGGCCGCGGCGGACGCGTACAGCTATCGGAAGGTGTGA
- the dhaL gene encoding dihydroxyacetone kinase subunit DhaL: MLDADFFRRWMTATAASVDREAERLTALDSPIGDADHGSNLQRGFRAVAATLEKEAPQTPGAVLMLAGRQLISTVGGASGPLYGTLLRRTGKALGDAAEVDEQELTEALRTGVDAVMQLGGAAPGDKTMIDTLVPAVDALGESFAAARAAAEEGALATTPLQARKGRASYLGERSIGHQDPGATSSALLIAALSEAAGE, translated from the coding sequence GTGCTCGACGCCGACTTCTTCCGCCGTTGGATGACGGCGACCGCCGCGTCCGTGGACCGAGAGGCGGAACGGCTGACCGCCCTCGACTCGCCGATCGGCGACGCCGACCACGGCAGCAACCTGCAGCGCGGCTTCAGGGCCGTGGCGGCCACGTTGGAGAAGGAGGCACCACAGACGCCCGGCGCCGTCCTGATGCTCGCCGGACGGCAGCTGATCTCGACGGTGGGCGGCGCGTCGGGGCCGCTGTACGGGACGCTGCTGCGCCGCACGGGCAAGGCACTCGGTGACGCGGCCGAGGTCGACGAGCAGGAGCTCACCGAGGCGCTGCGCACCGGTGTGGACGCGGTGATGCAGCTCGGCGGGGCCGCGCCCGGCGACAAGACCATGATCGACACGCTGGTGCCCGCGGTCGACGCGCTCGGCGAGTCCTTCGCGGCGGCACGGGCGGCCGCCGAGGAGGGCGCCCTGGCGACCACGCCGTTGCAGGCCCGCAAGGGCCGGGCGAGTTACCTGGGCGAGCGCAGCATCGGACACCAGGACCCCGGTGCCACCTCCTCGGCGCTCCTGATCGCGGCGCTCTCGGAGGCGGCCGGTGAGTGA
- the dhaK gene encoding dihydroxyacetone kinase subunit DhaK, which translates to MKMLINVAETVVADALRGMAAAHPELTVDVENRVIVRRDAPVPGKVGLVSGGGSGHEPLHGGFVGPGMLSAACPGEVFTSPVPDQMVRAAAAVDSGAGVLFIVKNYTGDVLNFDMAAELAEDEGIQIAKVLVNDDVAVTDSLYTAGRRGTGATLFLEKIAGAAAEEGRPLERVEALARQVNENSRSFGVALSACTTPAKGSPTFDLPPGELELGVGIHGEPGRERRAMMTSREIADFSVNAILEDMSPRNPVLVLVNGMGATPLLELYGFNAEVQRVLTERGVPVARTLVGNYVTSLDMAGASVTLCQVDEELLRLWDAPVRTAGLRWGM; encoded by the coding sequence ATGAAGATGCTCATCAACGTCGCGGAAACCGTTGTCGCGGACGCGCTGCGGGGCATGGCGGCCGCCCATCCCGAGCTGACCGTGGATGTCGAGAACCGGGTGATCGTACGGCGGGACGCTCCGGTGCCCGGGAAGGTGGGGCTTGTTTCGGGTGGTGGTTCGGGGCACGAACCGCTGCACGGCGGGTTCGTGGGCCCCGGGATGCTGTCGGCGGCCTGTCCCGGCGAGGTGTTCACGAGCCCGGTGCCGGACCAGATGGTGCGGGCGGCGGCCGCCGTGGACAGCGGGGCCGGTGTGCTGTTCATCGTGAAGAACTACACGGGTGACGTGCTCAACTTCGACATGGCGGCGGAGCTGGCCGAGGACGAGGGCATCCAGATCGCCAAGGTCCTCGTCAACGACGATGTGGCCGTGACCGACAGCCTCTACACGGCCGGCCGCCGCGGCACCGGCGCGACGCTGTTCCTGGAGAAGATCGCGGGCGCGGCGGCCGAGGAGGGCCGGCCGCTGGAGCGGGTGGAGGCGCTCGCCCGGCAGGTCAACGAGAACTCGCGCAGTTTCGGCGTCGCGCTCAGCGCCTGCACCACTCCGGCCAAGGGCAGCCCCACCTTCGATCTGCCGCCCGGGGAGCTGGAGTTGGGCGTCGGAATCCACGGCGAGCCCGGCCGGGAGCGACGGGCCATGATGACCTCGCGGGAGATCGCCGACTTCTCGGTGAACGCGATCCTGGAGGACATGAGCCCCCGCAACCCCGTCCTGGTCCTGGTGAACGGCATGGGCGCCACACCGCTCCTGGAGCTGTACGGCTTCAACGCGGAGGTGCAGCGGGTGCTGACCGAGCGCGGTGTCCCGGTGGCGCGCACGCTCGTCGGCAACTACGTCACGTCGCTCGACATGGCCGGCGCCTCGGTGACCCTGTGTCAGGTCGACGAGGAGCTGCTGCGGCTGTGGGACGCACCGGTGCGTACGGCGGGCCTGCGCTGGGGCATGTGA
- a CDS encoding Ppx/GppA phosphatase family protein: MGRGRPEQAAVLDVGCHSALLTVVRRRPGAGLEPVFSYKVRLRLHEALDRRGRLREVGITSVQRAVAEAMAAVRVRRPPTVFPFATSVIRDAPNREQVIAQVARATGTRLRVLPGEEEARLAYVAARQWTGSESGPLLMLDIGGGTVEIASGRGAQPRSVLSLPLGARRVTRDWLPGGAIPSTARLEEVREFLGHALSTAPGLPVAARNGSVVACSKTFEQLARLAGTPSRRRKPHTGRQLTLSQLRRWIPVLAGAGPARRTRLPGISRHRAGQALAGALVAEALLTACEAEKVVISPWSTREGLLLEHLGAVSAAPRHDLPLVG, translated from the coding sequence ATGGGGCGGGGAAGGCCGGAACAGGCCGCGGTACTGGACGTCGGGTGCCACAGCGCACTGCTGACCGTGGTCCGACGGCGGCCGGGCGCAGGGCTCGAGCCGGTCTTCTCGTACAAGGTACGGCTACGGCTGCACGAGGCGCTCGACCGCAGAGGTCGCCTGCGCGAGGTCGGGATCACCAGTGTGCAGCGCGCCGTGGCCGAAGCGATGGCCGCCGTCCGGGTCCGCCGCCCGCCGACTGTGTTCCCCTTCGCCACCTCGGTCATCCGGGACGCACCCAACCGGGAACAGGTGATCGCGCAGGTGGCCCGTGCCACCGGCACCCGGCTGCGGGTCCTGCCCGGTGAGGAGGAAGCGCGCCTGGCCTATGTGGCGGCCCGGCAGTGGACGGGTTCCGAGAGCGGCCCGCTGCTGATGCTGGACATCGGTGGCGGCACCGTGGAGATCGCCTCGGGCCGGGGAGCGCAGCCGCGCAGCGTGCTTTCGCTGCCGTTGGGCGCCCGGCGCGTCACCCGTGACTGGCTCCCCGGCGGCGCCATTCCGTCCACGGCACGTCTGGAGGAGGTCCGGGAGTTCCTCGGCCATGCCCTGAGTACGGCACCCGGCCTGCCGGTGGCCGCACGGAACGGGAGCGTCGTCGCCTGCTCCAAGACCTTCGAGCAGCTCGCCCGCCTGGCCGGCACTCCGTCCAGGCGCAGAAAACCCCATACCGGGCGGCAGTTGACGCTGTCCCAGTTGCGGCGGTGGATCCCGGTGCTGGCCGGAGCAGGTCCCGCCCGGCGGACCCGGTTGCCGGGCATCTCCCGGCACCGCGCGGGTCAGGCACTGGCCGGCGCGCTCGTCGCCGAGGCGCTCCTGACGGCGTGTGAGGCAGAGAAGGTCGTCATCTCCCCGTGGTCGACCAGAGAAGGACTTCTGCTGGAGCACCTCGGAGCGGTCTCCGCGGCACCGCGGCACGACCTCCCTCTCGTCGGCTGA